CGATTTCGGAATCCGGCTTCACCATGATGTTCTGGCTCTGGAAATCACGATGCATCAAGGCCTTGGGCTGAGCATCCACAGAAAGGGCCAGCATGGAGTAGAAGTTACGGACAGATTCCGGAATTTCGGTAATGGCCTTGTGAGCCTTCAAATAGTTTTCGGTGAAGTAGTCCGTTTCCCACTTGAGGGCGGCAAAGTCGAAACGACGGAGCCAGATGTCGGAATGGGAACTGAACAGGGAGCGGGAAACCTGCTGCCACTTGATGAGGGCTTCGATCACTTCGGGATAGAGAATGCGGACGTTGCCGGAGCGCTTGTCGGCACCTGCGGGGAAAATGTTATCCAGGAGATTGTGGGCGCCAAGGTCTTCCTGCAAAACGGAGCAGGAGGCTTCGTCTACGAAATAGACGCGGGGAACGGGCAAACCGTATTCAGCAAAGGTTTCGGAATAGTCAACAAAGCGCTTAAAATCGTCGTCTACAACGGCAGAGACCTGCAGAACGCAGCTGCGGTCGCCACTGGCGATTCGGTAGTACTTACGGCCCGAACCTGCACCAGCGATGGTAGAAATTTCAAAGTCAGCGGCATAGCCGTGGGAAAGAAGAAAATCTTTAACAGCAGAAGAAACGATTTCAGTATTCATGCTAAGCAATATATAAAAGACGAGAGACGAGAGACGAAAGACGAGAGAATTTTTCTAAGAAAATTTGATACGCGGATCCACCATGGTGTAAAGGATGTCACTAAAGAGGCGTCCCACCATGGCCATAAGGCTGCTCAAGAAGATCACGCCCATGACCACATTGTAGTCGCGGTTCACCATGGAATTGTAATAAAGCAAGCCCATGCCGTCGATATCAAAGACCTTCTCGATCAAAAGGGCACCGGCGAACATGAGGGTGCAGATTTCGGAAAGGCGGGTGGCAATGGGGATCAAGGCGTTGCGGAGGGCGTGGCGGACCAGAGCCTGGTTGAAGCTCATACCCTTGGCCAAGGCAGTGCGCATATAGTCGCGGCCCAGTTCCTCCAAGGCGGAGTTTTTCATAAGGAAGGTCAGGAACGCAAATTCGCTGATCATGTAGCAGAAGATGGGCAGCACCAGATGGTGGGCCAAGTCCAGCACTTTCTCAAAGAAGGAAAAGTCCTCGAAGTCGTCGGAGGTCAGGCCACCCAGCGGGAAAATATCCAGATAGGAACCGCCCGCAAGGAAGATGATAAGCAAGATACCCAGGGCGTAACCCGGCATCACATAGCCGGAGAAAATAACGCCACTGCTAAAGGAATCCAACTTGCTTCCGTGGTGTACAGCCTTCCAGAGGCCCAGAGGAATACAAATCAGGTAACTGAGGAAGAAGGAGGTAAAGCCAAAAAACAGGGATATGGGGAAACGGCTAGTAATCACGTCCCACACAGGGAGGCCGTAGGTGTAGCTGGTTCCCAAGTCCAGGTGAAGCACGTTCCACAGCCAGGTCAGGTAGCGCTGCCAGGCCGGCTTGTCGAAGCCGAAGTAAGCCTGGATTTGTGCAATCTGGTCTGGCGACAGAGCCTTGGACGCGTCTACCCCACCCTTCATGGCGGCAGCCTGCTGGGCACGGGAAATCATTTCTTCCACAGGGCCACCGGGCAAAAGCTGAATGAGGATGAAGCATACCAATGAAATCCCGATGAGGGTCGGGATCATCAAAAGCAAGCGTCTAAGGATATAGGAACGCATTTACCTCATCTTGCCGGAGCGGAGAACGTCCATCATGTTGAAGGGCTTTGCAGTGCCAGCGGCAATCTGTTCAGCCAGGAAGTTCACGGCATCCACAGTACCTTCGGCGTAGATCTTACGGCCGCAGACATTGTGCTGGAATTCGAAATGGACGGTACCGTCGGCGCTATCCAGATTGTAGGTGTGGAATGCGTGGCCACCCAGGTATTCTTCCGGCACGCCCATACGTTCCATCTGTTCGCTTTCGACGCGGACCTTTTCGATATCGTCCGGAGTATATTCGAAGCCCATCTTCTGGAAGGAGCCAACCACTGCACGAGCGGTACCGCTGGTGTCAGCCTTGGTCTTCTGATGGCTTTCCACCACAGACAGCTTGTAGCCGCTGAATGCTGTGGGGAATTCGGTTGCCAGCCATTCAATCATAGTCTGGAAAGCAACAATCTGCTTGCTCATGTTGGGAGCGATAACGCTGGGATGGTTTGCTTCAGCAACCAGCTTGGTCAAAGCTTCGCGGTCACCACCGGTGGTACCCATGACAAAGGGAATCTTATGCTTGACATAGAAAGCGGCGTTGTCGTTCACAGCGGTGGGATGAGTGTAGTCCACGCAGATGAGGTTGGGGTACTTGGCCAGAACTTCACCGATGCGTTCTTCGCGATTGCTGGGCTTCAAGAGCTGGACAGTCTTGCCGGCAACTTCAGATTCGTTTTCAACGATGATTTCGCCAGTCAGAGAATAAGGAACAAGTTCCAAACCGCGGGCAACGCAAGTTTCAGCAACGATCTTGCCCATGTTACCCGGAATACCATTTACCATAACCTGTACGGACATAAAAACTCCTTAGTTTTAACAATCACAATATAGTATAAGTAGCAACGACTACGAAAAAGCGCCGTTATACAACAGCGCCTAAAATCACTTTTCAGAATTATTTTTCATTTGGTTCTGGAGCACGAGGAACTCCACCCAAAGGAACCGGCTTAGACTTATTAGTAGCAGCACGACGACGTTTGGGTATAACATTCACCTCGTCATCAGAAATTGCAGCAGCCTTCCCCATCAAAGGAGCCTTACGCCCCTTCATTTGGGAAAGTTTTTGAGCAACATCAGAAGAAGAGTCTCGGACGCATATAGAATCTGAAGAAATTATCGTGGAATCATTTTTTGTGGAATCAACTTTCATTGTATCCGCGGAGTCATCTCGTACTGTAACAGAGACGGTCAAATCAGTTCCCACATCGCCGAAAATAATAGGTTCAGGTTCTTCCTTGGAACAGGCCCCAAGCCCTAATCCAGCAGTCAAGCCAAGGGCTGCCATAGCCGCAGTCTTGGTAGCTACAGACCAGGCCTTATCCTTTGGAACTTTTTTCTTTTGAATATCCATACCGACCACCCTTTTCTACCCAATATACAAAATCAGTTTTGTACTTCTACAAAGCCAACTTGTAGATTTCCATGGTGGCGGCAGCATCCAAATCCATATAGCCCTTAAGAACGTCGCCCTTCAACTTATGGAGACGTTCGTTCAAAAGTTCCAGATTGGGGTTCGGCACGCCGAGCTGCGCGAAAGTCACGGGCATGTGGAGTTTGTCGTGGAGCCAAGTCTTAAGGGCAAGAGCGCCAGCCATTGCATCGGCAGCAACGTCTCCGGAGTCGGCAACGCCTAAAACACGATGAGCCAGTTGGGCAACCTTGTGAGGGTTATGCTTGGCCGCATACTGCAGGAACGCTGGGAAAATCACCGCAAGGCCTGCGCCGTGAGTCACATCGTACTCTGCAGAAATTTCATGTTCCATGGCATGGCTGTTCCAGTCTTCTACGCGTCCGATGGAGCAAGTGTCGTTGTGAGCGATGGTGGCGCTCCACATGATATTGGCGCGGGCCTCATAATTCTGCGGGTCGGCAATAAGCTTTTCCGCATTTTCCATAATGGCAAGGAGCATACCTTCAGCAAGGCGGTCACCAATCTGCACATCGGGAGTATTACTGAGGTAGCGTTCCAGAATGTGGGCCATCATGTCGCTGACGCCGCTGGCTGTCTGCCATTCCGGCAAAGTCATGGTCAGTTCCGGATTCATCACCGCAAACTTCGGGCGAAGATGCATCGGATAACGGATTCCCACCTTCACCTTCGTTGTGGTATTGGTAATCACGGAATTGCCGGAGCCCTCGGAACCAGCTGCAGGAATCGTGAGCACAACGCCAATAGGCAAAGCGCGACTTACCGTAGCCTTCTTCTTTCCGTTTACCATTTCATAAAGATCCCAGAAGTCACCTTCGTAGTAGTAGCCCACAGCCATAGCCTTGGCCGTATCGATTACGGAACCGCCACCCACCGGCAGCAAAAAGTCCGGTTTAAATTCGCGGGCTATCTCAAGCCCTTCACGGACCTTGGTATCAATGGGGTTCGGCTGCACGCCGCCCATTTCAACGACCGTCACACCGGCAGCCTTCAAAGAATCCTTCACACGGTCCAACAAACCGGAACGGACAACACTTCCGCCACCATAAATAATCATCACGCGGCTAGCACCATGTTTAACGCAAAGGTCCCCCACCTGGGATTCCGTGGAACGACCGAAAACAAATTCTGTAGGACTGTAGAAGGTGAAATTATTCATAGTCCCGAATATATATAAATGAAAAGCAGCCGTAAAACGACTGCATTTTCTAAGCGGCTTATTTAACGATTCTTAGTCCTTGCGCAGAACCGTGCGATTCACCTATTTAGTCCTTTAAACAACGAACAGAGTAACCGTAGGCCTTAAGTTCTGCACCCAGTTGAGCCACATCCACACTAAAATACAACTGCAAATGAGTTGCACTGTTGGCACTGGATTCATCGCTGGACCAGAAATTACCAATTCCACCGAGAAGGTAAAATTCGCCGTCATCAGGTTCAAGATATCCGCCAGGCAAAGCGGAGAAGCCAACATCATTGGTGCCGTTATACATATCCCAACTGATAGTTGATTTCAATTTGACTCCAGAATTTTCACCAACAAAATCAATCAAAGTTTTCCATTCAGTTTTACTTGGCAAATGCCAGCCTTCAGGACACACCTTAGTTGCAACAGACCACGGATACAAGCGACCAAGATTTTCACATCTTTTCTTTGAATTTTCAAAACAGAAACTAGATGAATCAGCGCCTTCCATAGGTTTGTTATAAGCGTAATTCAAATTTTCGGCCATCCAGGTTTGATCACCGATTTTCACAGTCTTGTACTTCTGGCAATCACGGGAATCCACAAATTCTTCGTAATCAATCTCCGGGTTCAAATACATCCACGAAGTCTTAGTTTGTTCAATCTGCGGACAACCCGGTACAATTTCACTGGAGCTAGAAATTGTCGAAGAATTGGATTCTACGCTGCTACTAGACACCGCTGAAGAACTAGAAGAAGGTTGTTTGGAAGCAGAGTCCTTGATGCAACGAACGGATCGCGAATAAGAATAAGCATAAACAACACCTTTTTCAAGTTCATTTGAAGACGACTTCAAGTCAATTATGTACACGCAACTACTACAACCTCGATACGTCGAAGAAGTCCAAAAACAAGTAGATTCTCCTACATGTTCATAATCACCATCCAATGCCCCGACTCCAGCAGGAAGTAACGTGAACCCGCTAGCGTTTCTTCCGTTTTTATCCTTATTCCAGCCATCAGAGGATTTAAACAACATACTTAGATTATCATCCTCATATTCCATAAACTCAAAAACGTTTTCCTCAAATTCATACCATTCCGATAATTCAGGAAGGCGCCATCCATCGGGACAAATTCCCTGAACAGTCTTATCTAAATCAAGGGAAGAGACCCCATGCCCTTGGGGAATTCCTACTGCTGCAGCCCATGTGTACAGGCGTCCATACTTGGCGCAGTTTTCCGGATTATTATCATAGCAAAAACTTGTTGAGTCTAAAGAGGTTGAAAGACCGTCGTATTTTTCGGCAGTGTAGGCGTAATTCAAGTTCTGCGCCATCCAAACCTGATTACCTATTTTCACAGTCTTGTAGACCTGTCCATCGCGTTCATCGGTAAACTCACCGTAATCTATGTCCGGATTCAAGTAATCCCAAGCAGTTTTCTTATTGCTAGAAGTGGGTGCAACAGAACTACTGGATTCTTCGATTTCAGCAGAAGAGCTGCTAGATTCCGGATCGGTGTCCGGGCTAACAGATGAAGAAGATTCATCCTTGACGCTAGAGGAAGATGGCGCAGACGTAACGCTAGACGAGGATTCCTCGGCGACGGATGAAGACGAAACCTCTTCATCGTTATTAGAATTTGCACTGGTGCTGTCGCTGTCGCAGGCAGTCACACCCAAAGAGATTGCTGCGGCAAAAGCCAAAGTTTCCTCAAGCCCAAAACATTTATTCATAAATCCTCCTATTTATGCAAAAATATAAAAAAATGCCGAGATGTTAAGCGAGAATCACCAACCGTTCTTTAAGAGCTTCGTCCTCGTAGCCGGTTACAAGATCCACCATGGGCTTAATATCGCCCGCACCGTAGTAGGCCTCGAAGGCGGCGTAATAACGACGACGGTCGGCAAACTTGATGTCGATGGGCAGGTAGCCTGCACGCATCAGGGCGAAGTTCAACAACAGACGACCAGTGCGGCCATTGCCATCAATAAACGGATGGACTCCCTCGAAATCCAGATGGAACTTGGAGATGCGTTCCAGCGGATGAACGTGGTCCTTGGAATTGTTGAAGGCGGCAACCAGCTGCTCCATCTGGGGCTGCACCAAGTAAGGCTGAGGCGGCGTATGGCTTGCACCAGAAATCATCACCGGAATACGGCGGTAGACGCCCTTGTCTTGAGGGCGGTCAATCAGCACCAGGGAATGCAATTCCTTAATGGCGCGTTCAGTCAGCGGTTCATCTTCAGAAACGAGAGTCAACATGTACTGAAAAGCATCGCGATGCCCCACCGCCTCCAAATGATCCTTCAGCGGTTTCTGATCGATGGTCACGCCCTCCAGCACCAGGCGGGTCTCAGAAAGCGTCAGGGTGTTGCCTTCGATGGCATTGGAATTGTAGGTGTAGTTGATGGTAAATTCATCACGGAGGCGGGCCAGTTCCCCAGGCGTCAGAGGGCGACGGCGGTCCAGCTCCCGTTTCTCGGAATCCACGCGGTCAAACATTTCCTTGAACGCCTCGGGAATATTAAACCAGCGGTTCTCACGACCGTCCAAAGGCTTGATGGCACCTCGGGGAATCTTGTAACTGCGGCCCGTGCGGGTCACGCCCTCAACCTTCCCCTGTTCGCAAAGGTAACGGACACGGCGGTCGCTCAAGTTCCAAAGAGCAGCAGCCTCCCCCACACTCATGTACTGGGAGACATCGTATTCATTTTGGATTTTTGAACGTGCCATAACCTACCTCCAAAGTACCGAAAAGGGTTCAAAATATAAGTTTCGCACAATTTATCGGAACAATAACTTTCACACATTAGCAATATAACAAACTATTATTCCGCAAACAAGACAAAAGAAATGCGACCCCATAAGGGCCGCACTTTAGATTTTGCGATGTGACGGAAGGATTAAACTTTTAATTCGCCGGCGTCGATGTTATCCCAGTCAGCGATTGCTTCGATAGCCGGGCGGACTTCTTCGGTCACGAACTTCACGACCTGGCCAGGAGCG
This genomic stretch from Fibrobacter sp. harbors:
- a CDS encoding phosphotransferase, with protein sequence MNTEIVSSAVKDFLLSHGYAADFEISTIAGAGSGRKYYRIASGDRSCVLQVSAVVDDDFKRFVDYSETFAEYGLPVPRVYFVDEASCSVLQEDLGAHNLLDNIFPAGADKRSGNVRILYPEVIEALIKWQQVSRSLFSSHSDIWLRRFDFAALKWETDYFTENYLKAHKAITEIPESVRNFYSMLALSVDAQPKALMHRDFQSQNIMVKPDSEIAFVDYQGARRGSMFYDLASLLWDPYVCLSLAEIKDFFEYWRTSFRGTKTYTQQDAWEAFVYASLQRVMQAMGAYCFLSKVKGIQKFEQYIEPGKAQLRVLFSEFKKIAKATSPEVFEFMDKALA
- a CDS encoding ABC transporter permease subunit; its protein translation is MRSYILRRLLLMIPTLIGISLVCFILIQLLPGGPVEEMISRAQQAAAMKGGVDASKALSPDQIAQIQAYFGFDKPAWQRYLTWLWNVLHLDLGTSYTYGLPVWDVITSRFPISLFFGFTSFFLSYLICIPLGLWKAVHHGSKLDSFSSGVIFSGYVMPGYALGILLIIFLAGGSYLDIFPLGGLTSDDFEDFSFFEKVLDLAHHLVLPIFCYMISEFAFLTFLMKNSALEELGRDYMRTALAKGMSFNQALVRHALRNALIPIATRLSEICTLMFAGALLIEKVFDIDGMGLLYYNSMVNRDYNVVMGVIFLSSLMAMVGRLFSDILYTMVDPRIKFS
- the dapB gene encoding dihydrodipicolinate reductase, encoding MSVQVMVNGIPGNMGKIVAETCVARGLELVPYSLTGEIIVENESEVAGKTVQLLKPSNREERIGEVLAKYPNLICVDYTHPTAVNDNAAFYVKHKIPFVMGTTGGDREALTKLVAEANHPSVIAPNMSKQIVAFQTMIEWLATEFPTAFSGYKLSVVESHQKTKADTSGTARAVVGSFQKMGFEYTPDDIEKVRVESEQMERMGVPEEYLGGHAFHTYNLDSADGTVHFEFQHNVCGRKIYAEGTVDAVNFLAEQIAAGTAKPFNMMDVLRSGKMR
- a CDS encoding iron-containing alcohol dehydrogenase, encoding MNNFTFYSPTEFVFGRSTESQVGDLCVKHGASRVMIIYGGGSVVRSGLLDRVKDSLKAAGVTVVEMGGVQPNPIDTKVREGLEIAREFKPDFLLPVGGGSVIDTAKAMAVGYYYEGDFWDLYEMVNGKKKATVSRALPIGVVLTIPAAGSEGSGNSVITNTTTKVKVGIRYPMHLRPKFAVMNPELTMTLPEWQTASGVSDMMAHILERYLSNTPDVQIGDRLAEGMLLAIMENAEKLIADPQNYEARANIMWSATIAHNDTCSIGRVEDWNSHAMEHEISAEYDVTHGAGLAVIFPAFLQYAAKHNPHKVAQLAHRVLGVADSGDVAADAMAGALALKTWLHDKLHMPVTFAQLGVPNPNLELLNERLHKLKGDVLKGYMDLDAAATMEIYKLAL
- a CDS encoding fibrobacter succinogenes major paralogous domain-containing protein encodes the protein MNKCFGLEETLAFAAAISLGVTACDSDSTSANSNNDEEVSSSSVAEESSSSVTSAPSSSSVKDESSSSVSPDTDPESSSSSAEIEESSSSVAPTSSNKKTAWDYLNPDIDYGEFTDERDGQVYKTVKIGNQVWMAQNLNYAYTAEKYDGLSTSLDSTSFCYDNNPENCAKYGRLYTWAAAVGIPQGHGVSSLDLDKTVQGICPDGWRLPELSEWYEFEENVFEFMEYEDDNLSMLFKSSDGWNKDKNGRNASGFTLLPAGVGALDGDYEHVGESTCFWTSSTYRGCSSCVYIIDLKSSSNELEKGVVYAYSYSRSVRCIKDSASKQPSSSSSAVSSSSVESNSSTISSSSEIVPGCPQIEQTKTSWMYLNPEIDYEEFVDSRDCQKYKTVKIGDQTWMAENLNYAYNKPMEGADSSSFCFENSKKRCENLGRLYPWSVATKVCPEGWHLPSKTEWKTLIDFVGENSGVKLKSTISWDMYNGTNDVGFSALPGGYLEPDDGEFYLLGGIGNFWSSDESSANSATHLQLYFSVDVAQLGAELKAYGYSVRCLKD
- a CDS encoding Fic family protein; translated protein: MARSKIQNEYDVSQYMSVGEAAALWNLSDRRVRYLCEQGKVEGVTRTGRSYKIPRGAIKPLDGRENRWFNIPEAFKEMFDRVDSEKRELDRRRPLTPGELARLRDEFTINYTYNSNAIEGNTLTLSETRLVLEGVTIDQKPLKDHLEAVGHRDAFQYMLTLVSEDEPLTERAIKELHSLVLIDRPQDKGVYRRIPVMISGASHTPPQPYLVQPQMEQLVAAFNNSKDHVHPLERISKFHLDFEGVHPFIDGNGRTGRLLLNFALMRAGYLPIDIKFADRRRYYAAFEAYYGAGDIKPMVDLVTGYEDEALKERLVILA